In Novipirellula caenicola, one genomic interval encodes:
- a CDS encoding GNAT family N-acetyltransferase has product MTTLRLFQPEDWRSVWQILEPIFRAGETYPYSPNITEAEARVVWIDVPAATFVAVGDRGEVLGTYYLKPNQSELGAHVANCGYVVGEAARGRGVASTMCEHSQAEAVARGFKAMQYNLVISTNESAVKLWQRHGFEIVGTLPKAFRHTKLGYVDAHVMYKWLDMAIVK; this is encoded by the coding sequence ATGACAACGCTGCGACTCTTTCAGCCCGAGGACTGGCGGTCCGTTTGGCAAATTCTCGAGCCCATTTTTCGGGCAGGCGAAACCTATCCGTATTCGCCGAACATCACAGAGGCGGAAGCTCGCGTGGTTTGGATTGACGTGCCCGCCGCAACGTTCGTTGCAGTAGGCGACCGCGGCGAGGTGCTGGGCACTTACTACCTCAAACCCAACCAGAGCGAACTAGGAGCCCACGTCGCCAACTGCGGGTACGTCGTCGGCGAAGCGGCTCGCGGCAGGGGGGTTGCGTCGACGATGTGCGAACACTCTCAAGCCGAAGCGGTCGCTCGCGGATTCAAAGCAATGCAGTACAACCTTGTTATCTCGACGAACGAGAGTGCCGTGAAGCTATGGCAACGTCATGGTTTTGAGATTGTCGGCACGCTGCCCAAGGCATTTCGACACACCAAGCTCGGCTACGTCGATGCCCACGTGATGTACAAGTGGCTTGACATGGCAATCGTGAAGTGA
- a CDS encoding helix-turn-helix domain-containing protein: MDTTSKTRHTSYALPACPVEATLELIGGKWKGIVLYYLLDGRLRFSELKRKVGCVTQRMLTKQLRELEASGLVNRIVYAEVPPRVEYELTAEGKSLKPVLKSLKKWGEEHAMDLIAERQKSAASEQASE, translated from the coding sequence ATGGATACCACTAGTAAAACTCGGCATACCAGTTACGCGCTGCCCGCTTGTCCAGTGGAAGCAACACTCGAGTTGATTGGCGGCAAGTGGAAAGGCATTGTGCTTTACTATTTGCTCGATGGCCGGCTTCGCTTCAGTGAACTCAAGCGGAAGGTCGGTTGTGTCACCCAGCGAATGTTGACCAAGCAGCTTCGCGAACTTGAAGCCAGCGGTTTGGTCAACCGAATCGTCTACGCCGAAGTGCCGCCGCGAGTCGAATACGAACTGACCGCAGAAGGCAAGTCGCTCAAGCCGGTCTTGAAGTCACTCAAGAAATGGGGCGAAGAGCACGCGATGGATTTGATCGCTGAACGTCAAAAGTCAGCAGCAAGTGAACAAGCAAGCGAATGA
- a CDS encoding zinc-dependent alcohol dehydrogenase family protein: MKAMLINAYGENANFEAADVAKPEVKPGHVLVKIAASSVNTVDTMIRKMGKDLPLSPDTPAILGMDFAGTIDAVGDGVTDFSVGDEVYGCAGGLADLPGTLAEYMVADSKLIAHKPKNLSMREAAALPLVAITAYEGLKRAGIQQGQKVLVHGGSGGVGHVALQLAKHWGAEVYSTGGGEKQLALIQQLGATGINYKTETVEQYVAKHTGGAGFDIVFDSVGGGNLTKSFEAAALNGQVATTVSMCELDLTPAHFKGLSLHVVFMLIPMLHNFRREEHAKILRDLAQICESGGLKPVLDEEQFSLEQVGQAYARLESGKAMGKVVVDNP, from the coding sequence ATGAAAGCGATGCTTATCAACGCCTATGGTGAAAATGCGAATTTTGAAGCTGCGGATGTCGCGAAACCCGAAGTGAAGCCTGGCCACGTGTTGGTCAAGATCGCCGCATCGAGCGTGAACACGGTCGACACGATGATCCGCAAGATGGGCAAGGATTTGCCGTTGTCGCCCGACACGCCTGCGATCTTGGGAATGGATTTTGCCGGGACCATCGATGCCGTTGGCGATGGCGTGACAGACTTCTCCGTTGGCGATGAAGTCTACGGATGTGCCGGCGGACTGGCCGACTTGCCAGGCACGCTGGCTGAGTACATGGTGGCCGATAGCAAGTTGATTGCTCACAAGCCAAAAAATTTATCGATGCGTGAAGCCGCCGCCTTGCCGTTGGTCGCGATCACGGCCTACGAAGGCTTGAAACGCGCCGGCATCCAACAAGGGCAAAAGGTTCTCGTGCATGGTGGCTCGGGCGGAGTGGGCCATGTCGCGTTGCAGCTGGCCAAACACTGGGGTGCCGAAGTCTACTCGACCGGTGGCGGCGAGAAACAACTTGCACTGATCCAGCAGCTAGGTGCCACCGGTATCAACTACAAAACGGAAACCGTCGAGCAGTACGTTGCCAAGCACACCGGCGGTGCCGGGTTCGATATCGTGTTCGACTCGGTTGGCGGTGGAAATTTGACCAAATCGTTCGAAGCCGCTGCACTGAACGGTCAAGTCGCCACGACCGTTTCGATGTGCGAATTGGATCTGACTCCGGCGCATTTCAAAGGTTTGTCATTGCACGTCGTCTTCATGCTGATTCCGATGCTGCACAACTTTCGGCGAGAAGAGCACGCCAAAATCCTCCGTGACCTCGCTCAGATTTGCGAGTCGGGCGGACTCAAGCCTGTATTGGATGAAGAGCAGTTCTCGCTCGAACAAGTCGGACAGGCATATGCCCGGCTGGAGAGCGGAAAAGCGATGGGCAAAGTGGTTGTCGACAACCCGTAA